GGATGGTGCGCTCGGCCTCGCCCTGCTTGAGCCCGCGGACGTCCGGCACCTTCTCCGGGCCGTCGGAGTAGTAGACCGTCACGGTCGTGCCCTCCGCGACGGGCGTGCCGGCGGCCGGCTCGGTGCGCAAGACCTGGAACCTGTCCTCGTCGGAGTCCTCCTCCTGGAAGCGCACCCTGAGGCTGGCCTCGACCAGGCGGGCACGGGCCTCCTTGCGGAGGCTCCCGACGACGAAGGGCACCTCCACCTCGGGCTTGCCGAGGGAGAGCACGAAGCTGATGGAGTCGCCGGGGTCGCGGAAGACGTCGCGCGCCGGGTCCTGGCTGATCACCTGGTCGGCCTGGACGGTGTCGGAGGTCTCCCGGGTGATCCGGCCGACCGAGAAGCCCGCGTCGCCGATCGCCGCGCGCGCCTCGTCCTCGGTCATCCCGACCAGGTTCGGCACCGCGGTGCGCTCGGGCGCGTCGTCGAACAGCAGCCCGTTGAGGAACCAGGCACCGAGGCCGAGGAGCAGGACGAGGAGCAGGCCGCCGAGCACCCATCCGGCCCGTCCGCCGCGTCGTGGCTCCTGCGGGGGCGGTGCGGCGGCTGCCGCGCCACCCATCCCCGCCAGGGTCGTCGTGGCGTCCGGGGGCGGCACCGGCGGGACGTACGCCGTCGCCGCGGGGGCGGGTGCCACGGCGGGCGCCTGGATCGGGTGGCCCGCGAGGTAGCGCTCGATGTCGGCCCGCATCGCGGCAGCACTCTGGTAGCGGTCCTCGACGCGCTTGGCGAGCGACTTCATCACGATCGCGTCGATCTCGGGGTCGAGCTGGTCGTCGAGGTCCGACGGCGGCGAGGCCGGCTCGCGGACGTGCTGGTAGGCGACCGCCACCGGGCTGTCGCCGACGAACGGCGGGCGCCCGGTCAGCAGCTCGTACATCAGGCAGCCGGTGGAGTAGACGTCCGAGCGCGAGTCGACGGTCTCGCCGCGCGCCTGCTCGGGGGAGAGGTACTGGGCGGTCCCGACGACGGCGGCGGTCTGGGTCATCGTGGAGGACGCGTCGGAGATCGCGCGGGCGATGCCGAAGTCCATCACCTTGACGTCGCCGGCCGGGGTCAGCATCACGTTGCCGGGCTTGATGTCGCGGTGGATGATCCCGGCGCGGTGGCTGTAGTCCAGCGCGGACAGCACGCCGGCGGTGATCTCCAGGGCTCGCTCGGGCAGGATCTTGCGGCCCTCGCGCAGGATGTCGCGCAGCGTCCGGCCCTCGACGCACTCCATCACGATGTAGGGCTGGGCCACGCCGGAGCCGTCGGTGGCCATCTCCTCGCCCGTGTCGTAGGTGGACACGATCGCGGGGTGGTTGAGCGAGGCCGACGACTGCGCCTCACGCCGGAAGCGCGCCTGGAACGTCGCGTCGCTCGCCAGGTCCGTGCGCAGCCGCTTCACGGCGACCGTGCGGCCCAGGCGCAGGTCCCGGCCCTTGCGGACCTCGGCCATCCCACCGCGGCCCAGCAGCTCGCCGAGCTCGTAGCGTCCGCCGATCAGCGTCGGCTCCGACTGCGTCATCGCTGTGTGCCACCTTCCTCGTCCTTCTGCTGACCGGGTGCGCCCTCGGGCCCGGTGCCCGGTCCGCCGGGGCTGCCGGGTCCGCCCGGTTCCTGTCCGGGCGGGACCTTGCCCCAGAAGCTCACCGTGACCTGGGCGCCCTCCTCGAGGGTGCCGGACGGCTCGACCGACGCGACGACGCCGTCCTCCTGGTCGCCGGGGTTCTCCAGCTCCACCGGCACCGGCTCGAGGCCGAGGTCGCGCAGCTCCTTCTCGACGTCCTTGCGGTCGCGACCGACGTAGGCCGCGGGGTCCACCTCGACCGTCGCCGGCTCCTCGGTGGGGGTCTCGCTCGGCGTCTCGCTGGGGGTCTCGCTGGGGGTCTCGGACGGCGTCTCCGACGGGGTCTCGGACGGCGTCTGCGAGGGCTGCTGGCTCGCGCTGCGCGTCGGGTCCTGCGAGCCGGCCCCGGTGTCGGTGGTGTCGCCGCCGCGGGAGCCGAGCCACACGGCCAGCAGCACGGCGGCCGCGACGGCGAGGAGACCGACCAGCAGGGGCCACGGCGTACGCCGCTCGCGCGCCTGCCGCGGCGTGGGAGCCGGCGTCGGAGCGGGCGTCGGGATCGGCGCGGGCGGCCCGCCGGCGCGGCCGCCATCACCTGCGTGGCCTCGCCGCGGGCATCGGGGCGGCGACGGTGGCGGTCGAGGCACCGGCACCGGCCACGGAGGAGGGGTCGCGCAGCGCGCGGGCGAGGGCGGTGCCGTCGGGGAACCTCTCCTCGGGGGACTTGGCGAGGGCGCGGCGCACGACGGCGGCCAGGTCGGCCGGCACCCGCTCGGGGAGCTCGGGGACGGGCTGGCGCAGGTGCGCGAGGGCGGTCGCGACGGGAGTGTCGGCGACGTAGGGCTTGCGCCCGGCGAGGCACTCGAAGGCCACGACGCCGAGGGAGTAGACGTCGGAGGCCGGCGTGGCCGTGCGGCCTCGGCCTGCTCGGGCGAGATGTAGGCGGGCGTGCCGAGGACCTGGCCGGTCTCGGTGAGGGCCATCCCGTCGGTGGCGCGGGCGATGCCGAAGTCGGTGACCTTGATCCGCCGGTCGGGGGTGACGAGCAGGTTGGCCGGCTTGACGTCGCGGTGCACGATCCCCGCCGCGTGGGCCTGGCCGAGGGCATCGGCGGCCTGGGCGAGGAGCGCCGCCGCGGCGGCGGCGTCGAGCGGCGCGTCGGGTCGCAGCAGCGCCGAGAGCGGCTGGCCCTCGACCAGCTCCATGACGAGGTAGGGGCGCGGGGCGCCGGAGGAGTCGTCGACCTCGCTCTCGCCGAAGTCGAAGACGGCGGCGATGCCGGGGTGCTGCAGGCCGGCGGCGTGGCGGGCCTCGGTCTCGAACCGCTGCCGGAACAGCGGGTCGTCGGCGTACTCCGGCTTGAGCACCTTCACGGCCACGGACCGCCCGAGCACCGTGTCGCGGCCCGCCCAGACCTCGCCCATGCCGCCGGTGGCGATCCGGGACGAGAGGACGTAGCGGCCGGCGCCGTCGACGGCCTCGCCCGGGGCGAGGGCGCTCACCGGTTGATCACCGCCTCCATGATCGCCTTCGCGATCGGGCCGCCGAGCAGGCCGCCGGCGATCTCCTCGCGGGCGGTGTCGCTGGACTGCACGAGCACCGCGACCGCGACCTGGGGGTCGTCGGCCGGGGCGAAGGAGACGAACCAGGCGTAGGGCGGGCGCTCGGCGGTGGACTGCGCGGTGCCGGTCTTGCCGGCGACCTCGACGCCCGGGATCTGCGCCGGGGTGGCGGTGCCGGTGTCGACGGTCGCGACCAGCATCTTCGTGAGCTCGTCGGCGGTGGTGCTGGAGATCGCCTTGCTGATGCTCTGCGGCTCGGTGCGGTCGAGGACCGACAGGTTGGGCGCGCGCACCTCGTCGACGACGTAGGGGCGCATCACGTCGCCGTCGTTGGCGATCGCGGCGGCCACCATCGCCATCTGCAGCGGGGTCGCGGTCACGCTGGACTGGCCGATGCCGGACATCGCGGTCTGCGGGGCGTCCATGTCGCGCGGGTAGAGCGACCTCGCCTGGCCGCCGAGGTCCTCCAGCGAGGTGTCGTTGAAGCCGAACTTCTCGGCCTGGTCGGCCATCGCGTCGTTGCCGAGCTCGTTGGCGAGGCTGAGGAAGGTGACGTTGCAGGAGACCTGCATGGCCTGGGTCATGGTGATCCGGCGGCCGCCGCAGTCGCCGCCGTCGTGGTTGCCGATGACGGTGGACGACTGGGGCAGCTTGAACCCGGAGCCGCCGGGGACCATCGAGTCGGCGTCGTAGTTGCCGGACTCGATCGCCGCGGCCGCGGTGACCAGCTTGAACGTCGAGCCGGGCGGCAGCGTGGTGCCGATGGTGCGGTTGATCAGCGGCTGGCGCGGGTCGGCGTTGAGCTTCTCGCCCAGCTCGCCCACGGCCGTGAAGTCGTGGGAGGCGAAGTTGTTGGGGTCGAACGTCGGCGTCGAGGCCATCGCCAGGATCCGCCCGGTGGTGGGCTCGAGCGCCACCACGGCGCCCTGGGCGTCGCCCGGGAGGTTCTCCAGGCCGTTCCAGGCCGCGTCCTGCGCGGCGGCGTTGACGGTGAGCTGGACGTTGCCGCCCTTGGGGTCGCTGTTGCTGAGCAGGTCGACCAGGCGGGTGACGAACAGGCGCGAGTCGTCGCCGGACAGCACGTCGTTCTGCGAGCGCTCGACGCCGGTCTGGCTGAACCAGGAGAAGTAGCCGGTGATGGGGGCGTACTTGAAGGGCTCGGAGTAGGTCCGCTGGAACTTGTACTGGTCGTCGGAGGGCACGCTGCGCGCGATCGCCTCCTTGCCGACGAGGATCGCGCCGCGCTCACGGGAGAACGTCGCGGTGATGATCCGGCGGTTGCGTGGGTCCTGCGCGAGGTCGTCGGAGCGCACGGCCATCAGGTAGGTGGCGTTGACCAGCAGCGCGAGGAAGAGCAGCAGGCAGAAGACCGAGACGACGCGGATGGGCTTGTTCACTTCAGCTTCACCACCTGGGTGTGCTCGCTGTCCGCCTCGGCGTCGTCGACGGGGTCGAGGCGGGGAGCGGGACGGCGGGCCTGGTCGGAGATGCGCAGCAGCAGCGCGACCACGACCCAGTTGGCGACCAGCGAGGAGCCGCCGTAGGACAGGAACGGGGTGGTGAGGCCGGTCAGCGGGATCAGGCCGGTGACGCCGCCGATGACGACGAAGACCTGGAGCGCGACGATCGCGCCGAGGCCGACGGCCATCAGCTTGCCGAAGCCGTCGCGCGAGATCAGCGCGATCCGCAGCGCCCGCTCGACGATCAGGCCGTAGCAGAGCACGATCGCCATGACGGCGGTGAGGCCCAGCTCCTCGCCGATCGCGGCGATGATGTAGTCGGACTCGGCGTAGGTGATCCGCTCGGGGAAGCCGTTGCCGAGGCCGCGGCCGATCAGGCCGCCCCAGCCCATGCCGAAGAGCGCCTCGACGGGCTGGTAGCTGCCGGGGGAGGCGTCGTAGTAGTCCATCGGGTGCAGCCAGAAGTTGAACCGGTTCTGCACGTTGCCGACGAAGGTGTACGCCGCGACCGCGCCGGCCGCGAACAGCAGCCCGCCGACGACCAGCCAGCCGGGCCGCTCGGTGGCGACGTAGAGCATCACGAGGAACAGGCCGAAGAACAGCAGCGAGGAGCCCAGGTCGTTCTGG
Above is a genomic segment from Nocardioides okcheonensis containing:
- the pknB gene encoding Stk1 family PASTA domain-containing Ser/Thr kinase yields the protein MTQSEPTLIGGRYELGELLGRGGMAEVRKGRDLRLGRTVAVKRLRTDLASDATFQARFRREAQSSASLNHPAIVSTYDTGEEMATDGSGVAQPYIVMECVEGRTLRDILREGRKILPERALEITAGVLSALDYSHRAGIIHRDIKPGNVMLTPAGDVKVMDFGIARAISDASSTMTQTAAVVGTAQYLSPEQARGETVDSRSDVYSTGCLMYELLTGRPPFVGDSPVAVAYQHVREPASPPSDLDDQLDPEIDAIVMKSLAKRVEDRYQSAAAMRADIERYLAGHPIQAPAVAPAPAATAYVPPVPPPDATTTLAGMGGAAAAAPPPQEPRRGGRAGWVLGGLLLVLLLGLGAWFLNGLLFDDAPERTAVPNLVGMTEDEARAAIGDAGFSVGRITRETSDTVQADQVISQDPARDVFRDPGDSISFVLSLGKPEVEVPFVVGSLRKEARARLVEASLRVRFQEEDSDEDRFQVLRTEPAAGTPVAEGTTVTVYYSDGPEKVPDVRGLKQGEAERTIREAGFVPDVRVDATSVEPKGTVVDQIPVGGTADQNSTITLFVSAYEEPVTPTETPTETPTETPTVPTETPTVPTETPTTGRVVPGRVTPGSASPR
- a CDS encoding serine/threonine protein kinase — encoded protein: MSALAPGEAVDGAGRYVLSSRIATGGMGEVWAGRDTVLGRSVAVKVLKPEYADDPLFRQRFETEARHAAGLQHPGIAAVFDFGESEVDDSSGAPRPYLVMELVEGQPLSALLRPDAPLDAAAAAALLAQAADALGQAHAAGIVHRDVKPANLLVTPDRRIKVTDFGIARATDGMALTETGQVLGTPAYISPEQAEAARPRRPPTSTPSASWPSSASPGASPTSPTLPSRPPSRTCASPSPSSPSGCRPTWPPSCAAPSPSPPRRGSPTAPPSPARCATPPPWPVPVPRPPPSPPRCPRRGHAGDGGRAGGPPAPIPTPAPTPAPTPRQARERRTPWPLLVGLLAVAAAVLLAVWLGSRGGDTTDTGAGSQDPTRSASQQPSQTPSETPSETPSETPSETPSETPSETPTEEPATVEVDPAAYVGRDRKDVEKELRDLGLEPVPVELENPGDQEDGVVASVEPSGTLEEGAQVTVSFWGKVPPGQEPGGPGSPGGPGTGPEGAPGQQKDEEGGTQR
- a CDS encoding peptidoglycan D,D-transpeptidase FtsI family protein; the encoded protein is MNKPIRVVSVFCLLLFLALLVNATYLMAVRSDDLAQDPRNRRIITATFSRERGAILVGKEAIARSVPSDDQYKFQRTYSEPFKYAPITGYFSWFSQTGVERSQNDVLSGDDSRLFVTRLVDLLSNSDPKGGNVQLTVNAAAQDAAWNGLENLPGDAQGAVVALEPTTGRILAMASTPTFDPNNFASHDFTAVGELGEKLNADPRQPLINRTIGTTLPPGSTFKLVTAAAAIESGNYDADSMVPGGSGFKLPQSSTVIGNHDGGDCGGRRITMTQAMQVSCNVTFLSLANELGNDAMADQAEKFGFNDTSLEDLGGQARSLYPRDMDAPQTAMSGIGQSSVTATPLQMAMVAAAIANDGDVMRPYVVDEVRAPNLSVLDRTEPQSISKAISSTTADELTKMLVATVDTGTATPAQIPGVEVAGKTGTAQSTAERPPYAWFVSFAPADDPQVAVAVLVQSSDTAREEIAGGLLGGPIAKAIMEAVINR